A region of Streptomyces sp. NBC_01788 DNA encodes the following proteins:
- a CDS encoding cytochrome P450, which translates to MTNGPLLQRITDYANRADPYPLYEELRRTPVLHEEEDGPYAVSSYYDILGLLHDPRVSSDATNLIAAGADELSGPEATGLPPSFIRLDPPEHDRLRRIANSSFGPPHRPDRIDSMSGELGGIVTELIDGFGDARQIDLVDQFAYPFPVTVICRLLGVPREDEPRFRTWVDPIVAALDPETRQRTDDDFQRASQEARMQLGMYLAGLVEQRTKEPRDDLLSDLAASHGTDGTMSMMEVLSTAVLLLIAGHETTVNLITNGMLTLLRHPEYLHRLREDPGLSVRIVEELLRYEPPVQLVPQRTCVADIDLRGVTIPKGARIWLMLAAGNRDPERFADPDRFDPDREDIEHLGFGSGIHICFGAPLARREAQLALAELARRLDNPRLVEDPPPYRRNAVLRGPRHLNIAVNSVRS; encoded by the coding sequence ATGACGAACGGCCCGCTCCTGCAACGGATCACCGACTACGCCAACCGCGCCGACCCGTATCCGCTCTACGAGGAGCTGCGCAGGACGCCGGTGCTGCACGAGGAGGAGGACGGCCCCTACGCCGTCAGCTCGTACTACGACATCCTCGGGCTGCTCCACGACCCGCGGGTCAGCTCGGACGCCACCAACCTCATCGCCGCCGGCGCGGACGAGCTGTCGGGACCGGAGGCCACGGGGCTGCCGCCGAGCTTCATCAGGCTCGATCCGCCCGAGCACGACCGGCTGCGGCGGATCGCCAACAGCTCCTTCGGCCCGCCGCACCGGCCCGACCGTATCGACTCCATGAGCGGGGAACTCGGCGGGATCGTCACCGAGCTCATCGACGGCTTCGGCGACGCGCGGCAGATCGACCTCGTCGACCAGTTCGCCTATCCCTTCCCGGTGACGGTGATCTGCCGGCTGCTCGGGGTGCCGCGCGAGGACGAGCCGCGCTTTCGCACCTGGGTGGACCCGATCGTCGCCGCCCTGGACCCGGAGACCCGGCAGCGCACCGACGACGACTTCCAGCGCGCCTCGCAGGAGGCCCGGATGCAGCTCGGCATGTACCTGGCCGGTCTGGTCGAGCAGCGCACCAAGGAGCCGCGCGACGACCTGCTGTCCGACCTCGCGGCCAGTCACGGCACGGACGGGACCATGTCGATGATGGAGGTGCTCAGCACGGCGGTGCTGCTGCTGATCGCGGGCCACGAGACGACGGTCAACCTCATCACCAACGGGATGCTCACCCTGCTGCGCCACCCGGAGTATCTGCACCGGCTGCGCGAGGATCCGGGACTGTCCGTCAGGATCGTCGAGGAACTGCTGCGTTACGAGCCTCCGGTGCAGCTGGTGCCGCAGCGCACCTGTGTCGCCGACATCGACCTGCGCGGGGTCACGATTCCCAAGGGCGCGCGGATCTGGCTGATGCTCGCCGCGGGCAACCGGGACCCGGAGCGGTTCGCGGATCCCGACCGGTTCGATCCCGACCGCGAGGACATCGAGCACCTCGGCTTCGGCAGCGGCATCCACATCTGCTTCGGCGCGCCGCTGGCCCGGCGGGAGGCGCAGCTCGCGCTGGCCGAGCTGGCCCGCCGCCTGGACAACCCCCGCCTGGTGGAGGACCCGCCGCCCTACCGGCGGAACGCGGTGCTGCGCGGCCCGCGCCATCTGAACATCGCCGTCAACTCGGTGCGTTCGTAA
- a CDS encoding carboxylate-amine ligase has product MTLRIGAEEEFHVLDVESGRLVPRAGAVLDRLSGPGFTAELQQSVVEANSSVHDTLDALLADLARSRRLLDTAASSLGLATVAAGTVPLARVGSGNITAGRRYRHMADDYRRVADEQLICSAQVHVDIPDRDTAVRAMCLVAPSLPPLLALSASSPFWLGADTGYASWRTMLWQRWPTAGPPGCYADAAAYDAALEELIRSGVIADAGMIYHDVRPSAHQPTLELRICDACPRVETVVLVAGLFRALVQDACDRLARGDTGRCDGHHEWLRAAGWRAARSGLEGPLVDPVTRRPAPAPEVLRAMATRLRPALEASGDREAVHELLTRALAFGSAAHRLRRAAEEEDLLASIDLMVAETRGATAPRPVPPARPARPARAPRPSPTAGAGT; this is encoded by the coding sequence GTGACGCTGCGCATCGGGGCAGAGGAAGAGTTTCACGTGCTGGACGTGGAGAGCGGCCGGCTGGTGCCGCGGGCCGGCGCCGTACTGGACCGGCTGAGCGGACCCGGTTTCACCGCCGAACTCCAGCAGTCCGTCGTGGAGGCCAACAGCTCGGTCCACGACACCCTCGACGCCCTCCTCGCGGACCTGGCCCGGTCGCGGCGGCTGCTGGACACGGCGGCCTCCTCGCTGGGCCTCGCGACCGTGGCCGCCGGCACCGTGCCACTGGCACGGGTCGGTTCCGGCAACATCACCGCCGGGCGCCGCTACCGGCACATGGCCGACGACTACCGCAGGGTCGCCGACGAACAGCTCATCTGCAGCGCGCAGGTGCACGTCGACATACCGGACCGGGACACCGCCGTACGCGCCATGTGCCTGGTCGCGCCGTCGCTGCCGCCGCTGCTCGCGCTGTCTGCCAGTTCGCCGTTCTGGCTCGGCGCGGACACCGGTTACGCGAGCTGGCGGACGATGCTCTGGCAGCGCTGGCCGACCGCCGGACCACCCGGCTGCTACGCCGACGCCGCCGCCTACGACGCCGCCCTGGAGGAGCTGATCCGCTCGGGCGTCATCGCCGACGCCGGCATGATCTACCACGACGTACGGCCCTCCGCGCACCAGCCCACGCTGGAGCTGCGGATCTGCGACGCCTGTCCGCGTGTGGAGACGGTCGTGCTGGTCGCGGGTCTCTTCCGGGCACTGGTCCAGGACGCCTGCGACCGGCTGGCCCGCGGGGACACCGGCCGGTGCGACGGCCACCACGAGTGGCTGCGGGCCGCCGGCTGGCGAGCCGCCCGCTCGGGCCTGGAGGGCCCGCTGGTCGACCCGGTCACCCGGCGCCCGGCCCCCGCCCCCGAAGTGCTGCGCGCCATGGCGACACGACTCCGTCCCGCGCTGGAGGCGTCCGGCGACCGGGAGGCCGTGCACGAACTTCTCACCCGGGCTCTGGCCTTCGGCAGTGCCGCGCACCGGCTGCGGCGGGCGGCCGAGGAGGAGGACCTCCTCGCCAGCATCGACCTCATGGTCGCCGAGACCCGCGGCGCCACCGCGCCGCGCCCGGTCCCACCGGCCCGCCCCGCCCGCCCCGCCCGCGCCCCCCGTCCCAGCCCGACCGCCGGCGCCGGAACCTGA
- a CDS encoding N-acetylglutaminylglutamine amidotransferase, translating to MCGLSGEVRFDGRQPGLAAVERMTDRLAPRGPDGRGVWSQGPVALGHRRLKIIDLTDSGAQPMADPRARVVGVFNGCIYNYRELRRELASRGHQFFSESDTEVILKAYVEWGTSCVEHFTGMFAFVIVEQDSGRVVLARDRLGIKPLYVAESPGRLRFASSLPALLAAGGVDTSIDPFALHQYLSWHATVPAPRTVLNGVRKLPPATVRVVEPDGTYRDHRYWQPDYTRRPEYAGLSDEDWTEAVLQALRTAVRRRMVADVPVGVLLSGGLDSSLIVALLADEGQCDLATFSVGFESEAGEEGDEFHYSDLVARHFGTDHHQLMVPSDRVSQALEGAVLAMSEPMTSHDVVAYHLLSEQVAKEVKVVQSGQGADEVFAGYHWYPAMADVPRHRAADAYAETYFDRPHADLARMLDPSVLPGHDVCGDFVRAHMAVPGAETALDADLRLDTHVMMVDDPVKRVDNMTMDWGLEARVPFLDHELVELAAACPPGLKLADGGKGVLKTAGRKVLPREVVDRPKGYFPVPAIKHMAAPVLLRVREALSAPEARARGLFRQSYVDELLAAPDAHRTKRGANALWQVALLEIWLQTHGIH from the coding sequence ATGTGCGGGCTCAGCGGCGAGGTCCGGTTCGACGGCCGGCAGCCGGGCCTGGCCGCGGTCGAGCGGATGACCGACCGGCTCGCGCCCCGCGGGCCGGACGGCCGCGGGGTGTGGTCGCAGGGGCCCGTCGCCCTCGGCCACCGGCGGCTGAAGATCATCGATCTGACGGACAGCGGCGCGCAGCCGATGGCCGACCCCCGGGCGCGCGTCGTCGGCGTGTTCAACGGATGCATCTACAACTACCGCGAGCTGCGCCGCGAACTGGCCTCGCGGGGCCATCAGTTCTTCTCGGAGTCCGACACCGAGGTGATCCTGAAGGCGTACGTGGAGTGGGGCACCTCCTGCGTCGAGCACTTCACCGGCATGTTCGCCTTCGTGATCGTCGAGCAGGACAGCGGACGGGTGGTCCTGGCCCGCGACCGGCTGGGCATCAAGCCGCTGTACGTCGCGGAGTCTCCCGGACGGCTCCGGTTCGCCTCCTCGCTGCCCGCGCTGCTGGCGGCCGGCGGCGTGGACACGTCCATCGACCCCTTCGCACTGCACCAGTACCTGAGCTGGCACGCGACCGTGCCGGCGCCCCGCACCGTCCTCAACGGCGTGCGCAAGCTGCCGCCTGCCACCGTCCGGGTGGTCGAGCCGGACGGCACGTACCGCGACCACCGCTACTGGCAGCCGGACTACACGCGCCGACCCGAGTACGCCGGTCTGAGCGACGAGGACTGGACGGAAGCGGTCCTTCAGGCGCTGCGCACGGCCGTACGGCGCCGGATGGTCGCCGACGTTCCGGTGGGCGTGCTCCTGTCGGGCGGCCTGGACTCCAGCCTCATCGTGGCGCTGCTGGCCGACGAGGGGCAGTGCGACCTGGCCACGTTCAGCGTCGGCTTCGAGTCCGAGGCAGGCGAGGAGGGCGACGAGTTCCACTACTCCGACCTGGTGGCACGGCACTTCGGCACCGACCACCACCAGCTGATGGTCCCCTCCGACCGGGTCTCGCAGGCCCTCGAAGGTGCCGTCCTGGCCATGAGCGAGCCCATGACCAGCCACGACGTGGTCGCCTACCACCTGCTGTCCGAGCAGGTGGCCAAGGAGGTCAAGGTCGTGCAGAGCGGCCAGGGCGCCGACGAGGTCTTCGCCGGCTACCACTGGTACCCGGCGATGGCGGACGTGCCCCGGCACCGCGCGGCCGACGCGTACGCCGAGACGTACTTCGACCGGCCGCACGCAGACCTCGCGCGCATGCTGGACCCCTCGGTGCTGCCCGGCCACGACGTCTGCGGCGACTTCGTGCGGGCGCACATGGCCGTGCCGGGCGCCGAGACCGCGCTGGACGCGGATCTGCGGCTGGACACCCACGTGATGATGGTCGACGACCCGGTCAAGCGGGTCGACAACATGACCATGGACTGGGGTCTGGAGGCCCGCGTGCCGTTCCTCGACCACGAACTGGTCGAACTGGCCGCCGCCTGCCCGCCCGGACTCAAGCTCGCGGACGGCGGCAAGGGCGTCCTGAAGACGGCGGGCCGCAAGGTCCTGCCGCGGGAGGTCGTCGACCGGCCCAAGGGCTACTTCCCCGTCCCGGCGATCAAGCACATGGCCGCACCGGTGCTGCTCCGCGTCCGCGAGGCCCTCTCCGCCCCCGAGGCGCGGGCCCGCGGCCTGTTCCGCCAGAGTTACGTCGACGAGTTGCTCGCCGCGCCCGACGCCCACCGCACCAAGCGCGGGGCAAACGCGCTGTGGCAGGTTGCTTTGCTGGAGATATGGCTGCAGACCCACGGAATCCACTGA
- a CDS encoding S9 family peptidase, which produces MDPPRTAGEGSTAGAEYGAGHVRTPSPGWAPHAREGLAGPSPTAPAVPGQVARGGAQAAPEVVLVPDAAVPLDAVPRLLVSHGCWYPSVDPDGRNVAFICDRGGVPQLWAGPVDGDDVHLLDTEPDPVTEVAWSPDGRWIAYTTAPGGSEHTRVLCVRPDGTGRRVLAGGEPGSSAYLGCWTRDGSALAVTVAEAPTYFPAPAGAEAGAGAVSAGVLVSGAATTVHPEGWTARDGRATLLGAPARPGPPTTRVTGVDSVSAADGSTAPAEPTPRTLSAYLVDPDGSAAPALVASEPDAATLRVCDISRDGRLALVRRGPRARREALVVRTRDLRVTCALPVADGDPWIGAFAPDARTVWLRSDHDREHAALYAVALDRRGRRLGLTVAAQRDGSGLELLAVDRDGRGAVLAWNARGVSELEVVPLVPVPGTALGPSRAVPLPHEVVTRVAVTADPDAPVVALSGSLRRPGVWWLPQGAALRTPWSSRDEDVVAPGVHRPVRPVPVRPVARDGLGLGGWYYRAPGRSPQEPAPCVLHLHGGPEEQERPVFDPLYHELLGRGLDVFAPDVRGSSGYGRSFVDADLGRGRFAAIEDVADCAAHILLEGLADPLRLAVMGHSYGGYLTMASLVWHPELFRTGVPVCGMSDLTTFFAGTEPWLAQSAAHKYGHPERDRELLRALSPMSRVDALRVPVLAVHGEHDTNVPPGESEQFVRAARERGVEAELLVLRDDGHDFRRADNRRAFRRTAADWIQRHLSG; this is translated from the coding sequence GTGGACCCACCCCGCACCGCCGGGGAGGGAAGCACCGCGGGCGCGGAGTACGGGGCGGGTCACGTGCGCACGCCGTCGCCGGGGTGGGCGCCACACGCGCGCGAAGGCCTCGCCGGGCCGTCGCCGACGGCGCCGGCCGTTCCCGGACAGGTGGCGCGCGGCGGGGCGCAGGCCGCGCCCGAGGTCGTGCTGGTGCCGGACGCGGCGGTGCCGCTCGACGCGGTGCCGCGGCTGCTCGTCTCGCACGGATGCTGGTACCCCTCCGTCGACCCCGACGGGCGGAACGTCGCGTTCATCTGCGACCGGGGCGGGGTGCCCCAGTTGTGGGCGGGCCCGGTCGACGGGGACGACGTGCATCTGCTGGACACCGAGCCGGATCCGGTGACCGAGGTCGCCTGGTCGCCCGACGGCCGGTGGATCGCGTACACCACCGCTCCGGGCGGCAGCGAGCACACGCGCGTGTTGTGCGTACGCCCCGACGGCACCGGGCGGCGGGTCCTGGCGGGCGGCGAGCCGGGGAGTTCGGCGTACCTCGGCTGCTGGACGCGCGACGGCTCGGCGCTCGCCGTGACGGTCGCCGAGGCCCCCACGTACTTTCCGGCCCCGGCCGGGGCCGAGGCCGGCGCGGGCGCCGTCTCCGCCGGCGTACTCGTCTCCGGCGCCGCAACGACGGTCCACCCGGAAGGCTGGACCGCGCGCGACGGCCGCGCCACCCTCCTGGGCGCCCCGGCCCGGCCCGGGCCGCCGACGACTCGCGTCACCGGAGTCGACTCGGTCTCCGCCGCCGACGGCAGCACGGCCCCGGCCGAACCCACGCCCCGGACCCTGTCGGCGTACCTGGTCGATCCGGACGGCTCGGCCGCCCCCGCACTGGTCGCGAGCGAGCCGGACGCCGCCACCCTGCGCGTGTGCGACATCAGCAGGGACGGGCGGCTGGCGCTGGTGCGCCGGGGACCGCGGGCCCGGCGGGAGGCCTTGGTGGTGCGCACCCGGGATCTGCGGGTGACCTGCGCGCTGCCCGTGGCCGACGGTGACCCGTGGATCGGCGCGTTCGCGCCGGACGCCCGTACGGTGTGGCTGCGCAGCGACCACGACCGTGAGCACGCCGCCCTGTACGCGGTCGCCCTCGACCGGCGGGGACGGCGCCTCGGCCTGACGGTGGCCGCCCAACGCGACGGGAGCGGCCTCGAGTTGCTGGCCGTGGACCGCGACGGCCGCGGCGCCGTGCTGGCCTGGAACGCGCGCGGGGTCAGCGAGCTGGAGGTGGTCCCGCTGGTCCCGGTGCCCGGGACGGCCCTCGGGCCGTCCCGCGCCGTACCGCTCCCGCACGAGGTCGTCACCCGTGTGGCCGTCACCGCGGACCCGGACGCGCCCGTCGTGGCACTGTCGGGATCGCTGCGCCGGCCGGGGGTCTGGTGGCTCCCGCAGGGCGCCGCGCTGCGCACCCCGTGGTCCTCGCGCGACGAGGACGTCGTCGCCCCCGGCGTCCACCGTCCCGTACGGCCGGTGCCGGTGCGTCCCGTCGCCCGGGACGGACTGGGCCTCGGCGGCTGGTACTACCGCGCACCGGGCCGCTCGCCGCAGGAGCCCGCGCCCTGCGTCCTGCATCTGCACGGCGGCCCGGAGGAGCAGGAGCGCCCGGTGTTCGACCCGCTCTACCACGAGTTGCTGGGCCGGGGACTGGACGTGTTCGCCCCCGACGTGCGCGGCTCGTCCGGTTACGGCCGTTCCTTCGTCGACGCGGATCTGGGCAGAGGCAGGTTCGCCGCGATCGAGGACGTCGCCGACTGCGCGGCGCACATCCTCCTGGAGGGCCTGGCCGACCCGCTCCGGCTGGCCGTGATGGGCCACTCCTACGGCGGCTATCTGACGATGGCGTCCCTCGTGTGGCATCCGGAGCTGTTCCGCACCGGCGTCCCGGTCTGCGGGATGTCGGACCTCACGACGTTCTTCGCGGGCACCGAGCCGTGGCTGGCCCAGTCGGCCGCGCACAAGTACGGGCATCCGGAACGCGACCGTGAGCTGCTGCGCGCGCTGTCTCCGATGAGCCGCGTCGACGCGCTGCGCGTGCCGGTCCTGGCCGTGCACGGTGAACACGACACCAACGTGCCGCCGGGCGAGTCCGAGCAGTTCGTACGAGCGGCCCGGGAACGCGGGGTGGAGGCGGAACTCCTCGTCCTGCGCGACGACGGCCACGACTTCCGGCGCGCGGACAACCGCCGCGCCTTCCGCAGGACCGCCGCCGACTGGATCCAGCGTCACCTGTCCGGTTGA